One Nitrososphaerota archaeon DNA segment encodes these proteins:
- a CDS encoding phosphomannomutase: MKKSISGIRGIFGDDLTLPDVLEFCRNFAHTIPSKKCVVGHDTRPSREMVSSVAISALLECGIDVYNLGMVPTPAVFLEARKYGAGLIITSSHNPMQWNGLKFIINGRGPNEHEFAKIIKKKQHRIAKFGTEYRITSSYVDDAVKIIGKIRHSPKIVIDIGGGAAVNVAPLLLKKIGCQVHIINEKSTSRGPDPTSDKLTQLVYASKKGDIGFAFDLDGDRLVVVKDGIKQSPDTTLALGVIKALELGYKKFCLSIDTSIAVEKYIKDHGGSVIRSKVGEANVIDTMLKHRCQAGGEGSSGGFILPEFNMCRDGILTSGLIAAMTGKKKVDDVIDFVSSYHQLRTKIDVESHLHDKTLVILEKKIRQRFGRTITIDGIKVIIDEDTWVLVRKSNTEDIIRISVESNDLGEAQQIQKEISILTRQSHDQAR; this comes from the coding sequence TTGAAAAAATCCATTTCTGGGATTCGTGGAATTTTCGGAGACGATCTGACGCTCCCAGATGTTTTGGAGTTTTGTAGAAACTTTGCTCATACAATACCATCAAAAAAGTGCGTAGTAGGACATGACACTAGGCCGTCAAGAGAGATGGTAAGTAGTGTTGCAATATCTGCACTGCTAGAATGCGGAATCGACGTGTACAACTTGGGAATGGTGCCAACCCCGGCGGTATTCCTTGAGGCAAGAAAATATGGTGCAGGATTAATCATCACATCGTCACACAATCCAATGCAATGGAATGGTCTGAAATTCATCATAAACGGTCGCGGGCCAAATGAGCACGAATTTGCCAAAATCATCAAGAAAAAGCAACACAGAATCGCAAAATTTGGTACTGAATACAGAATCACATCAAGTTATGTGGATGATGCGGTAAAAATTATCGGCAAAATAAGGCACTCACCTAAGATAGTAATCGACATCGGAGGAGGAGCTGCGGTAAATGTTGCCCCTCTGCTTTTAAAAAAGATTGGATGTCAGGTACACATCATTAATGAAAAATCCACCAGTCGTGGCCCGGACCCGACATCAGACAAGCTTACGCAGTTGGTTTATGCAAGTAAAAAAGGCGACATTGGGTTTGCCTTTGATCTTGACGGCGACAGACTAGTTGTAGTAAAAGACGGCATAAAGCAATCACCTGACACCACACTTGCATTAGGAGTCATCAAGGCACTTGAACTAGGTTACAAGAAATTTTGCCTTAGTATAGATACCAGCATTGCCGTTGAAAAATACATCAAAGATCATGGAGGATCAGTAATTCGCTCAAAGGTCGGCGAGGCAAATGTTATTGATACAATGTTAAAGCATAGGTGCCAAGCAGGTGGTGAGGGAAGCAGTGGTGGATTTATTTTGCCAGAATTCAACATGTGCCGGGATGGAATTTTGACATCGGGTTTGATTGCAGCAATGACTGGCAAAAAAAAAGTCGATGATGTAATAGATTTTGTTTCTAGTTATCACCAGCTTCGAACCAAGATTGATGTTGAGTCACACCTGCACGACAAAACACTTGTCATACTAGAAAAGAAGATTAGACAAAGATTTGGAAGAACAATAACTATAGATGGAATTAAAGTCATAATAGACGAAGACACTTGGGTATTGGTTAGAAAGTCAAACACAGAAGACATAATCAGAATATCGGTAGAGTCAAATGACTTGGGTGAGGCGCAACAGATTCAAAAGGAGATCAGCATTCTAACAAGACAAAGCCATGATCAAGCTAGATGA
- a CDS encoding RtcB family protein — translation MSGITPKKIRDNVYQIDADSSKGMKVPVTIYADEGLIAKMMADRTLSQAINVATLPGILGSAVVLPDGHEGYGFPVGGVAAMDAEEGMISPGGVGYDINCGVRLLRTNLSEKEVRPKLKELVTDLFNSIPSGVGTEGAIKLNYSQLDEVLVRGVNWAIDNGYGTKDDADVCEENGQIKNADPNKVSNTARKRGAPQLGSLGSGNHFLEVQKIEKVYDEEAAKRMGIQEGNVTVLIHCGSRGFGHQICSDYLRVSEQALRKYNIELPDRELACVPNTSEEGESYRKAMFAAINFAWSNRQVLSHWTRKSFERVFKSTEADLDMKLVYDVAHNIAKVEKHKIDGKEKSVVVHRKGATRAFPANRDEIPSKYRNLGQPVLIPGSMGTGSWILLGKPNSMNLSFGSTAHGAGRMMSRSKARRDFTEEQVKKSLSDKGIFIKSLTRDGVVEETPEAYKDVDAVVNVSHELGIATKVAKLVPIGVIKG, via the coding sequence ATGTCCGGTATTACGCCAAAAAAAATTCGAGATAACGTATACCAAATAGATGCAGATTCCAGTAAGGGCATGAAGGTTCCAGTCACAATTTACGCAGACGAAGGACTGATTGCAAAAATGATGGCTGATAGGACTCTATCTCAGGCAATTAATGTGGCAACTCTGCCTGGAATCCTAGGCAGTGCAGTAGTTCTGCCAGATGGACACGAGGGATATGGATTTCCGGTAGGTGGTGTTGCAGCAATGGATGCAGAAGAGGGAATGATCAGTCCTGGTGGTGTAGGCTATGATATCAACTGTGGTGTCAGATTACTAAGAACGAATTTATCAGAAAAAGAGGTTAGACCAAAACTGAAAGAGCTGGTGACAGACCTTTTCAATTCAATTCCTTCTGGTGTTGGAACCGAAGGTGCAATAAAACTAAACTATTCTCAATTGGACGAGGTTCTGGTTCGCGGCGTGAACTGGGCAATTGATAACGGCTACGGAACCAAAGACGATGCAGATGTCTGCGAAGAAAATGGCCAAATTAAAAATGCAGATCCAAACAAAGTATCAAACACTGCAAGAAAGCGAGGTGCGCCGCAGCTAGGAAGTCTTGGCTCTGGTAACCATTTCCTCGAAGTCCAAAAAATAGAAAAAGTCTATGACGAAGAGGCAGCAAAAAGAATGGGGATCCAAGAAGGAAACGTTACAGTTTTGATTCATTGTGGTTCTAGGGGATTTGGACACCAGATTTGCTCTGACTACCTACGGGTATCAGAGCAAGCTCTGCGAAAATACAACATCGAACTGCCAGACAGAGAGCTCGCATGCGTACCAAACACATCAGAGGAAGGAGAATCATATCGAAAAGCAATGTTTGCCGCAATAAATTTTGCTTGGAGCAACAGGCAGGTGCTGAGTCACTGGACTAGAAAATCATTTGAGCGAGTCTTCAAGAGTACAGAGGCAGACTTAGACATGAAACTAGTATATGATGTCGCACACAATATTGCTAAGGTTGAAAAACACAAAATCGACGGCAAAGAAAAATCAGTAGTTGTTCACCGCAAAGGTGCAACGCGAGCATTTCCAGCAAACAGGGACGAAATCCCATCAAAGTACAGAAACTTGGGCCAACCTGTTTTGATTCCAGGTTCCATGGGTACTGGAAGCTGGATTTTGCTTGGCAAGCCAAATTCAATGAACCTAAGCTTTGGCTCAACTGCACACGGTGCAGGACGAATGATGTCACGCTCAAAGGCAAGGCGTGACTTTACAGAGGAACAGGTAAAAAAATCACTAAGTGATAAAGGAATTTTCATAAAATCGTTGACTAGGGATGGAGTAGTAGAAGAGACACCGGAGGCATACAAAGACGTGGATGCAGTAGTAAACGTATCACATGAGTTAGGAATCGCAACCAAGGTGGCAAAGCTAGTCCCAATTGGCGTGATAAAGGGTTGA
- a CDS encoding transcriptional regulator: MQIVADLLTATEQCGQEGIKVTSLLTQANLSHSRLAKFIENLTGAGLINKIEFDGKNTYVITPKGKQYLESYKRFHDLAQGFGLDL, encoded by the coding sequence ATGCAAATAGTAGCTGATCTACTAACAGCTACTGAACAGTGTGGACAAGAAGGAATCAAGGTAACATCACTTCTAACACAGGCAAATCTGTCACACTCTAGACTAGCCAAGTTCATTGAAAACTTGACCGGAGCAGGATTGATAAACAAAATCGAGTTTGATGGAAAGAACACATATGTCATCACACCAAAAGGAAAACAATACCTAGAATCTTACAAGCGATTCCATGACTTGGCACAGGGCTTCGGTCTAGATCTTTAG
- the purB gene encoding adenylosuccinate lyase, which yields MPILPIDGGRYGTKEMLAVFDDQKKIDYQLQIEGAAAISQGEIGIIPKKSAQNIFAASKSGKIHAKRVKQLEAKSDHDTAALVEALSEKCQNGARPWVHYGLTSNDLVDTSTSMQMRDALAIIEPKVARLGLLLAKRATDYREVPAVGRTHGQHASIISFGLKFANWASEMAKHVERIEEIKKRVLLCKTLGVVGTGSLMGAKAIEVQSRVSKRLGLFPAEVTTQIIPRERYAEYVFQLALIGSTLEKISIEIRNLQRTEIAEVSEHFKEGQMGSSAVPVKRNPIKSERISSLSKLLRSQMSASFENIPLWHERDLSNSANERFTIPMCSILLDEMLETMLRIIEKLRVNTERIEQNLYVTKGQIFAEFVLEALIKKGIPRFVAYRDVQRVAFEAHDKGIDYSDAIKNDKAISSKLSESEIDQIFTPQSHLGAAPEIITNVNNTVNKICKKFI from the coding sequence TTGCCTATTTTACCAATTGACGGCGGCCGATATGGCACAAAAGAGATGCTTGCTGTCTTTGATGATCAAAAAAAAATAGACTATCAGTTGCAAATCGAGGGAGCAGCTGCAATTTCACAGGGAGAAATTGGTATCATTCCAAAAAAATCTGCCCAAAATATTTTTGCTGCATCAAAATCCGGCAAAATTCATGCCAAGCGGGTAAAACAACTGGAAGCAAAATCAGATCACGATACTGCCGCTCTGGTAGAGGCACTAAGTGAGAAATGTCAAAATGGCGCAAGACCATGGGTTCACTATGGCCTAACAAGCAATGACTTGGTAGATACCAGCACATCAATGCAGATGAGAGATGCACTAGCAATCATAGAGCCCAAAGTGGCAAGACTTGGTTTACTTTTGGCAAAAAGAGCAACAGACTACAGAGAGGTTCCAGCCGTTGGACGAACACATGGCCAACACGCAAGCATCATTTCATTTGGATTAAAATTTGCAAACTGGGCATCCGAAATGGCAAAACATGTTGAGCGAATTGAAGAGATTAAAAAGCGAGTCCTGTTGTGCAAGACACTTGGCGTAGTAGGCACAGGCTCACTAATGGGTGCAAAGGCAATAGAGGTTCAAAGTCGAGTCTCAAAAAGACTAGGACTGTTCCCAGCAGAAGTCACAACACAGATCATACCGCGCGAGAGATACGCAGAATATGTTTTTCAGCTTGCTCTAATTGGAAGCACACTAGAAAAAATCTCAATAGAGATTAGGAATCTACAAAGAACTGAAATCGCCGAAGTCTCAGAGCATTTCAAGGAGGGTCAGATGGGAAGTAGTGCAGTACCAGTCAAGAGAAACCCAATCAAAAGTGAGCGAATTTCATCACTATCAAAGTTATTGCGCAGCCAGATGAGCGCATCATTTGAAAATATACCCCTATGGCATGAGCGAGACCTCTCAAACTCGGCAAACGAGAGATTCACAATTCCAATGTGTTCGATTTTGCTTGATGAAATGTTAGAAACGATGCTCAGAATCATTGAAAAGTTACGAGTAAACACGGAAAGAATTGAGCAAAACCTGTATGTCACCAAAGGGCAAATCTTTGCAGAATTTGTCTTGGAGGCGTTGATCAAAAAGGGGATTCCGAGATTTGTTGCATACCGAGATGTCCAGCGAGTCGCATTTGAAGCCCACGACAAGGGAATCGATTACTCCGATGCTATCAAAAACGATAAAGCCATTTCATCGAAACTATCTGAAAGCGAAATAGATCAAATATTTACACCACAAAGTCACTTGGGTGCAGCACCTGAAATAATCACAAACGTAAACAACACAGTAAATAAAATCTGCAAAAAATTCATCTAG
- a CDS encoding 30S ribosomal protein S11 has product MSEVQVDKWGIAHIYSSYNNTIVHMTDLTGAETVAISSGGVHVTADRYESSPFAAMKSSNAVVEAARAKGFTGFHIRVRAVGGVGSRVPGPGAQAAIRALARGGFKIGRIDDVTPIPHDTTRKKGGKRGRRV; this is encoded by the coding sequence ATGTCAGAAGTACAAGTCGACAAGTGGGGTATTGCTCACATCTATAGTAGCTATAACAACACCATAGTGCACATGACAGATCTTACAGGGGCAGAAACCGTGGCAATTAGCTCCGGCGGTGTTCATGTAACAGCTGACAGATATGAATCATCTCCATTTGCTGCAATGAAGTCATCAAACGCAGTAGTCGAGGCAGCAAGAGCAAAAGGCTTTACTGGCTTTCACATACGAGTGCGAGCAGTAGGCGGCGTAGGCTCTAGAGTCCCAGGACCTGGTGCACAAGCAGCCATTAGAGCACTAGCAAGAGGCGGATTCAAAATCGGTCGAATCGACGACGTTACACCAATTCCTCATGACACCACACGAAAGAAGGGTGGAAAGAGAGGAAGAAGAGTTTAG
- the thiL gene encoding thiamine-phosphate kinase, with product MIKLDEKKIISILQKNLVSTTHEDVEIFRLGKNFGVIKTDTLVQSTDVPPQMSPEQIAKKSMVAPLSDFASKGVKPKHGIISVSLPRNYSRTKLVRLASGFREASRQFGVKILGGDTNEAKEIVISVMLFGVAKKITPRSGAKVGNIIITTGTFGKTGAGLGILLKKNKASGKFRNDAVDSVLEPRPQLEFGVLASRYFDSSMDSSDGLSTTLIELASASKKKFIIESIPKENGLDEFAKTNRKNPLDLVFNSGEEYEIVATVSQKNLPRLEKIAKKCKINLIQIGHVQSGKGVFLQSGKKQISITDSGWRHFA from the coding sequence ATGATCAAGCTAGATGAAAAAAAGATAATTTCCATTTTGCAGAAAAATCTAGTCTCAACTACTCATGAAGACGTGGAAATATTTCGCCTGGGAAAAAATTTTGGCGTAATCAAAACCGACACGCTGGTGCAAAGCACGGATGTTCCTCCACAGATGAGTCCAGAGCAGATTGCCAAAAAAAGCATGGTCGCGCCGCTAAGCGATTTTGCATCAAAGGGAGTAAAGCCTAAGCACGGGATCATTTCTGTATCATTACCACGTAATTATTCAAGAACAAAGCTCGTAAGACTGGCATCTGGATTCAGAGAGGCATCAAGGCAATTTGGAGTAAAAATTCTTGGTGGGGACACAAACGAGGCAAAAGAGATAGTCATTTCAGTCATGTTGTTTGGTGTTGCCAAGAAAATAACTCCACGAAGCGGCGCCAAAGTTGGCAACATCATTATCACCACTGGGACATTTGGTAAGACAGGGGCAGGCCTAGGTATTTTGCTAAAGAAGAACAAAGCTAGCGGCAAATTCAGAAATGATGCAGTTGATTCCGTCTTAGAGCCAAGACCACAGCTCGAATTTGGGGTTTTGGCCTCAAGATATTTTGATTCCTCAATGGATTCTAGTGACGGGCTATCAACTACTCTAATAGAGCTTGCAAGTGCAAGCAAGAAAAAATTCATTATCGAATCCATACCAAAAGAAAATGGATTGGATGAATTTGCAAAGACAAACAGAAAAAACCCACTAGATCTTGTGTTTAACTCCGGTGAAGAATATGAGATAGTCGCAACCGTTTCCCAAAAAAACCTGCCAAGGCTGGAAAAGATTGCCAAAAAGTGCAAGATAAATCTAATTCAGATTGGTCATGTGCAAAGCGGTAAAGGCGTCTTTTTGCAGTCTGGAAAAAAGCAAATCTCAATCACAGATAGTGGATGGCGGCATTTTGCGTAA
- a CDS encoding double-stranded DNA-binding protein, translating into MSEDRELEALKARRLAEMKKNIVSQSQKQEKTQDAAPPSFREIVISHLGYRGMEVLQNAESQFPNEAKMVINRIGQLFQTGEINEEIDGGQLLALFRSVGIHVRMQTKINIEQDGKFVSLSDKLSKTVENENI; encoded by the coding sequence TTGAGCGAAGACAGAGAACTAGAAGCACTCAAGGCAAGGCGCTTAGCAGAGATGAAAAAAAACATTGTTTCTCAGTCTCAAAAACAAGAAAAGACACAGGATGCAGCCCCTCCATCATTTAGAGAAATTGTGATTTCTCATCTTGGATATAGGGGAATGGAGGTATTGCAAAATGCTGAATCCCAATTTCCAAACGAGGCAAAAATGGTAATTAACAGGATAGGACAATTGTTCCAGACTGGAGAAATTAACGAAGAAATCGACGGCGGACAACTATTGGCATTATTCAGATCAGTTGGAATCCACGTGCGAATGCAAACCAAGATCAACATTGAGCAAGATGGAAAATTTGTCTCGCTATCAGATAAGCTAAGCAAAACAGTTGAAAATGAAAATATTTGA